One window of the Tachypleus tridentatus isolate NWPU-2018 chromosome 10, ASM421037v1, whole genome shotgun sequence genome contains the following:
- the LOC143230721 gene encoding E3 ubiquitin-protein ligase TRIM45-like isoform X2, which yields MSSHLPEEEQPELICGVCHSRYHEPRLLPCLHTFCTRCLNTLEPFGSERDDVLQYSLNSFSRLTSHGALASEYDSKKSSLSSLLTWDRSSSQGSSLSGGVQVLCPSCNSIVDVTRDGIQGLTPNYLLQRKITRNEVQATSKSISCDLCTVVAEAVSYCQDCTVCLCSFCAEAHRRQKQSSSHCLWKLEEAREKELFAKYKKHICLLHKSSEISSWCESCRQMVCDHCTIDNHRDHQINDLSKMYESKTQLLKKLMDYVVRRKSEIHEALENIQEVKKQLCDQIEQSREEVERFITAYIRAVESHRHHLLQHIQRVEVGRQRVLRLQRLQLEQLFTDLNHWENFVHELLRDGDIPEVMGVYSPVQKRLLHLARLNPPLQPRVSPALSFLPQEQVGDVDGYLLYGVISSQSACPSLCFIQEAGLKMIKAGCKKEITLFVRDSDDQPVIHNRTNIHVELHRFTTAFGSQQSTLRKSQISLESSRPQMLYHMNSQGSECSSNRTTYRQDRVEVTTQKDGSHVLSFTPTQAGNFRLHVAVNGQDIKGSPFPVTIAPAGKRHTGVYHCCSFCSSGGSRDARCACGGGMPDLILQL from the exons ATGTCCAGTCATCTGCCCGAGGAAGAACAACCTGAGCTTATTTGTGGGGTATGTCATAGCCGTTATCATGAACCTCGTCTGTTACCATGTCTGCATACTTTCTGTACTAGGTGTCTAAATACTTTAGAACCATTCGGATCTGAACGTGATGACGTGCTGCAATATTCCCTGAACAGTTTTTCTCGTTTGACGTCACATGGCGCTCTGGCCTCTGAATACGATAGTAAAAAATCTAGTTTAAGCTCCCTTTTAACTTGGGACAGGTCAAGTTCTCAAGGTAGTAGTTTGTCTGGTGGAGTTCAGGTGCTTTGTCCATCCTGTAACAGTATTGTGGATGTGACCAGAGATGGCATTCAAGGACTGACTCCAAATTATCTTCTTCAGCGCAAAATCACAAGAAACGAGGTACAAGCTACTTCTAAGTCGATCAGTTGTGACTTGTGCACGGTTGTAGCTGAAGCGGTGAGTTACTGTCAAGATTGTACTGTGTGTCTCTGCTCGTTTTGTGCAGAAGCCCATCGTCGCCAGAAGCAGAGTTCTTCTCACTGCTTATGGAAATTGGAGGAAGCACGCGAAAAAGAGCTTTTCGCCAAATACAAGAAGCACATTTGCTTACTTCACAAATCATCAGAGATCAGCAGCTGGTGCGAGTCGTGTCGACAGATGGTGTGTGACCACTGTACAATTGACAATCATAGAGATCACCAAATCAATGACCTTAGTAAAATGTACGAAAGTAAAACGCAGCTCTTGAAAAAACTGATGGACTACGTTGTGAGACGAAAGAGCGAAATTCACGAAGCCCTCGAAAATATCCAGGAAGTCAAAAAGCAGCTTTGTGATCAAATAGAACAGTCCAGGGAAGAAGTAGAGAGGTTTATTACTGCTTACATAAGAGCTGTTGAAAGTCATCGCCATCACTTGCTTCAGCACATACAAAGGGTAGAAGTTGGCCGACAACGGGTATTACGATTACAAAGGTTGCAACTAGAGCAGCTCTTTACAGACCTGAATCACTGGGAGAACTTTGTCCACGAGCTTCTTCGAGATGGGGATATTCCCGAAGTAATGGGAGTATACAGCCCAGTTCAGAAACGACTCTTACACCTGGCCCGCTTGAATCCCCCATTACAACCTCGTGTCTCTCCTGCGTTAAGTTTTTTGCCTCAAGAACAAGTAGGTGACGTGGACGGATATCTTTTATATGGTGTAATTTCTTCACAAAGTGCTTGTCCATCTCTATGTTTTATTCAAGAGGCTG GTCTAAAAATGATAAAGGCTGGATGTAAGAAGGAGATAACATTGTTCGTGAGAGACTCTGATGACCAACCTGTAATTCACAACAGAACCAATATTCACGTGGAGCTTCATCGTTTCACAACCGCCTTTGGTTCTCAACAGTCGACTCTAAGAAAGTCCCAGATTTCTTTGGAATCCTCCAGACCACAGATGCTCTACCACATGAACAGTCAGGGGAGTGAGTGTTCAAGTAATAG GACAACTTACCGTCAAGACCGCGTGGAAGTGACAACTCAAAAGGATGGTTCTCACGTATTGAGTTTTACACCAACTCAGGCTGGTAATTTTCGGTTACATGTCGCTGTGAACGGACAAGACATCAAG GGAAGTCCTTTTCCAGTGACAATAGCTCCAGCCGGAAAACGACACACTGGAGTGTATCACTGCTGTTCGTTTTGTTCCAGCGGAGGTTCACGAGACGCCCGCTGTGCTTGTGGCGGCGGTATGCCAG ATTTGATTCTACAACTGTAG
- the LOC143230721 gene encoding E3 ubiquitin-protein ligase TRIM45-like isoform X1 — MSSHLPEEEQPELICGVCHSRYHEPRLLPCLHTFCTRCLNTLEPFGSERDDVLQYSLNSFSRLTSHGALASEYDSKKSSLSSLLTWDRSSSQGSSLSGGVQVLCPSCNSIVDVTRDGIQGLTPNYLLQRKITRNEVQATSKSISCDLCTVVAEAVSYCQDCTVCLCSFCAEAHRRQKQSSSHCLWKLEEAREKELFAKYKKHICLLHKSSEISSWCESCRQMVCDHCTIDNHRDHQINDLSKMYESKTQLLKKLMDYVVRRKSEIHEALENIQEVKKQLCDQIEQSREEVERFITAYIRAVESHRHHLLQHIQRVEVGRQRVLRLQRLQLEQLFTDLNHWENFVHELLRDGDIPEVMGVYSPVQKRLLHLARLNPPLQPRVSPALSFLPQEQVGDVDGYLLYGVISSQSACPSLCFIQEAGLKMIKAGCKKEITLFVRDSDDQPVIHNRTNIHVELHRFTTAFGSQQSTLRKSQISLESSRPQMLYHMNSQGSECSSNRTTYRQDRVEVTTQKDGSHVLSFTPTQAGNFRLHVAVNGQDIKGSPFPVTIAPAGKRHTGVYHCCSFCSSGGSRDARCACGGGMPGGYQGCGHGHNGHPGHHHWSCCGNFAENSECSKRTTIYEYTI, encoded by the exons ATGTCCAGTCATCTGCCCGAGGAAGAACAACCTGAGCTTATTTGTGGGGTATGTCATAGCCGTTATCATGAACCTCGTCTGTTACCATGTCTGCATACTTTCTGTACTAGGTGTCTAAATACTTTAGAACCATTCGGATCTGAACGTGATGACGTGCTGCAATATTCCCTGAACAGTTTTTCTCGTTTGACGTCACATGGCGCTCTGGCCTCTGAATACGATAGTAAAAAATCTAGTTTAAGCTCCCTTTTAACTTGGGACAGGTCAAGTTCTCAAGGTAGTAGTTTGTCTGGTGGAGTTCAGGTGCTTTGTCCATCCTGTAACAGTATTGTGGATGTGACCAGAGATGGCATTCAAGGACTGACTCCAAATTATCTTCTTCAGCGCAAAATCACAAGAAACGAGGTACAAGCTACTTCTAAGTCGATCAGTTGTGACTTGTGCACGGTTGTAGCTGAAGCGGTGAGTTACTGTCAAGATTGTACTGTGTGTCTCTGCTCGTTTTGTGCAGAAGCCCATCGTCGCCAGAAGCAGAGTTCTTCTCACTGCTTATGGAAATTGGAGGAAGCACGCGAAAAAGAGCTTTTCGCCAAATACAAGAAGCACATTTGCTTACTTCACAAATCATCAGAGATCAGCAGCTGGTGCGAGTCGTGTCGACAGATGGTGTGTGACCACTGTACAATTGACAATCATAGAGATCACCAAATCAATGACCTTAGTAAAATGTACGAAAGTAAAACGCAGCTCTTGAAAAAACTGATGGACTACGTTGTGAGACGAAAGAGCGAAATTCACGAAGCCCTCGAAAATATCCAGGAAGTCAAAAAGCAGCTTTGTGATCAAATAGAACAGTCCAGGGAAGAAGTAGAGAGGTTTATTACTGCTTACATAAGAGCTGTTGAAAGTCATCGCCATCACTTGCTTCAGCACATACAAAGGGTAGAAGTTGGCCGACAACGGGTATTACGATTACAAAGGTTGCAACTAGAGCAGCTCTTTACAGACCTGAATCACTGGGAGAACTTTGTCCACGAGCTTCTTCGAGATGGGGATATTCCCGAAGTAATGGGAGTATACAGCCCAGTTCAGAAACGACTCTTACACCTGGCCCGCTTGAATCCCCCATTACAACCTCGTGTCTCTCCTGCGTTAAGTTTTTTGCCTCAAGAACAAGTAGGTGACGTGGACGGATATCTTTTATATGGTGTAATTTCTTCACAAAGTGCTTGTCCATCTCTATGTTTTATTCAAGAGGCTG GTCTAAAAATGATAAAGGCTGGATGTAAGAAGGAGATAACATTGTTCGTGAGAGACTCTGATGACCAACCTGTAATTCACAACAGAACCAATATTCACGTGGAGCTTCATCGTTTCACAACCGCCTTTGGTTCTCAACAGTCGACTCTAAGAAAGTCCCAGATTTCTTTGGAATCCTCCAGACCACAGATGCTCTACCACATGAACAGTCAGGGGAGTGAGTGTTCAAGTAATAG GACAACTTACCGTCAAGACCGCGTGGAAGTGACAACTCAAAAGGATGGTTCTCACGTATTGAGTTTTACACCAACTCAGGCTGGTAATTTTCGGTTACATGTCGCTGTGAACGGACAAGACATCAAG GGAAGTCCTTTTCCAGTGACAATAGCTCCAGCCGGAAAACGACACACTGGAGTGTATCACTGCTGTTCGTTTTGTTCCAGCGGAGGTTCACGAGACGCCCGCTGTGCTTGTGGCGGCGGTATGCCAG GTGGTTACCAGGGTTGTGGTCATGGTCACAATGGTCATCCTGGACATCACCATTGGAGCTGCTGTGGGAATTTTGCAGAAAACTCTGAATGCTCAAAAAGAACCACAATATATGAATACACAATATAA